From Segatella copri, the proteins below share one genomic window:
- a CDS encoding threonine/serine ThrE exporter family protein, whose amino-acid sequence MTEKELKTCACVEDNCNCKEIAESELRRKLDLLLRTGSILMESAADTSRIMRTMKRAAAFLGLDERYMHLYINWNVLMVNYSDEEHSFSKFQRCEKHGINLTSISQVSKLTWKAIKENYSLEQYEQALNDIKATPRSFTPWQVAIGGGFACGGFCIQFGCDWPAFFFCSLAAILGFRLRMFLPTKGCNNYVAIGISAFVATLIAWLTSFLSLNPSIAEALPAFMHSDTPWHPLMACALFIVPGVPLINFVCDMLDGYIEVGMVRALNTLLMLFAMAFGIAFAIQVCHIDNFVKDLTMTPHHEYWEFAIAAAVSAMGFSTIFSIPRRLLPVVAVGGIIAVCFRNFVNLGPSNGNIGLDMGLSIGSLAGSALISIIVIKARHWFHTPHQCITIPSVIPMVPGVLMYRALFAFIDMHGMVGEVTVGMNNLIKASLAIICIALGVAIPNVFFRRFIADNRKRKLLAMLVERKKKNGEFVDLHEVEIK is encoded by the coding sequence ATGACAGAAAAAGAATTGAAAACCTGCGCTTGCGTAGAGGACAACTGCAACTGCAAGGAAATAGCAGAATCAGAACTCAGAAGAAAACTCGACTTATTATTACGTACCGGTAGCATTCTCATGGAGAGTGCTGCCGACACATCCCGCATCATGCGAACCATGAAGCGTGCAGCAGCTTTCCTCGGTCTTGACGAGCGATACATGCACCTTTACATCAACTGGAACGTGCTGATGGTAAACTATAGCGACGAGGAGCATTCCTTCTCCAAGTTCCAGAGATGCGAGAAGCACGGTATCAACCTCACCTCTATTTCCCAGGTAAGTAAGCTCACCTGGAAGGCCATCAAGGAAAACTATTCACTCGAACAGTATGAGCAGGCTCTGAACGACATCAAGGCCACCCCACGCAGCTTCACCCCTTGGCAGGTAGCCATCGGCGGCGGTTTTGCCTGCGGCGGATTCTGCATCCAGTTCGGTTGCGACTGGCCAGCCTTCTTCTTCTGTTCGCTTGCAGCCATTCTGGGTTTCCGCCTGAGAATGTTCTTGCCAACCAAGGGCTGCAACAACTATGTAGCCATCGGCATTTCGGCTTTCGTAGCCACTCTGATAGCCTGGTTGACCTCATTCCTTTCGCTCAACCCATCTATTGCCGAAGCGCTTCCAGCCTTCATGCATTCAGATACCCCTTGGCATCCGCTGATGGCGTGTGCCCTCTTCATCGTGCCGGGAGTTCCACTCATCAACTTTGTGTGCGATATGCTTGACGGATATATTGAGGTGGGAATGGTTCGTGCCCTGAACACCCTGCTGATGCTCTTCGCGATGGCTTTCGGTATCGCCTTCGCTATCCAGGTTTGCCATATCGACAACTTCGTGAAGGATCTTACGATGACTCCTCATCACGAATACTGGGAGTTTGCCATAGCAGCTGCCGTATCGGCCATGGGTTTCTCTACCATCTTCAGCATACCTCGCCGTCTGTTGCCGGTTGTAGCTGTGGGCGGTATCATCGCCGTTTGCTTCCGCAATTTCGTCAATCTGGGTCCATCTAACGGCAACATCGGTCTCGACATGGGTCTGAGCATCGGTTCGCTTGCCGGTTCTGCGCTCATCAGCATCATCGTGATCAAGGCGCGCCATTGGTTCCATACCCCTCACCAATGCATCACCATTCCTAGCGTTATCCCAATGGTACCGGGAGTTCTGATGTATCGTGCCCTGTTCGCCTTCATCGACATGCACGGCATGGTAGGCGAAGTAACCGTGGGTATGAACAACCTCATCAAGGCTTCGCTCGCCATCATCTGCATCGCCCTGGGTGTGGCAATTCCAAACGTATTCTTCCGCCGCTTCATCGCCGACAACCGCAAGCGCAAGCTGCTTGCCATGCTGGTAGAAAGAAAGAAGAAGAATGGCGAATTCGTAGATTTGCACGAAGTAGAAATCAAATAA
- a CDS encoding LysR family transcriptional regulator, giving the protein MEIRQLKYFLKVAETLNFSEASRKLYITQSTLSQQISHLEQEIGLPLFERNSHEVYLTEAGKELRPYAQNAVNSAEACVDHMNDLKEMLTGELNIGVTFSFSNIMSETLIAFLHAYPHVKLNIQYRTMQELMDGLKKRELDLVLAFKPLKNEKAVDSRAIFSNRLAAIVNVNHPLARLSSVKLSDLERYDLILPCKGLQARNAFDHMVEGKDLNYKIMVEVNNVNIIFDLLSRSNLVTILSESTTILQNGMKAIPIDAADNEMDGCIHILKDAYMKNSAQEFIRMLSQSTSILANFALKDILR; this is encoded by the coding sequence ATGGAAATACGACAACTGAAATATTTCTTGAAGGTAGCCGAGACGCTCAACTTCTCAGAAGCTTCGCGCAAGTTATACATCACCCAGAGCACCCTCTCACAGCAGATTTCGCATCTGGAACAGGAGATAGGTCTGCCTCTCTTCGAGCGTAATTCTCATGAGGTTTACCTCACAGAGGCGGGCAAGGAATTGAGGCCTTACGCCCAAAACGCGGTCAATTCTGCCGAAGCCTGTGTAGACCACATGAACGATCTGAAGGAAATGCTTACAGGCGAACTGAACATCGGCGTAACGTTCTCCTTCAGCAACATCATGTCCGAGACGCTCATCGCCTTTCTCCACGCCTATCCTCATGTAAAGCTCAACATCCAATACCGCACCATGCAGGAACTGATGGACGGACTGAAGAAGCGCGAACTCGACCTCGTTCTGGCTTTCAAGCCTCTGAAGAACGAGAAAGCAGTAGACAGCCGAGCTATTTTCAGCAACCGTCTTGCCGCCATCGTGAACGTGAATCATCCGCTGGCGCGCCTTTCATCGGTCAAGCTTTCCGATCTGGAGCGTTACGACCTCATCCTTCCTTGCAAGGGTCTGCAGGCACGCAACGCCTTTGATCACATGGTAGAGGGCAAAGATTTGAACTACAAGATTATGGTAGAGGTGAATAATGTAAACATCATCTTCGACCTTCTGAGCCGCAGCAATCTGGTGACCATTCTCTCCGAATCGACCACCATTCTGCAGAACGGCATGAAGGCGATTCCTATCGATGCTGCCGACAACGAAATGGATGGCTGCATCCACATTCTGAAAGATGCTTACATGAAAAACTCAGCCCAGGAGTTCATCCGCATGCTGAGCCAGAGCACCAGCATCCTCGCCAACTTTGCGCTGAAGGATATCCTGAGATAA
- a CDS encoding DMT family transporter, whose translation MTSSNKVKGFAAGIVAAVCYGTNPLGTLELYGDGFNSSSVLIYRYLLAVLMFAVVMLFRKESFKVKWGHLIRLGVLGCMFSLSSATLYVSFHYMAAGIASTILFVYPIMTAILMTVFFHEKVTWSTSLAILLAVSGVGLLYQGDGNDKLSTAGFALVMCSSLLYALYIISINQWKNPGMSNIKFTFYILVFGLLTMFVYSFIAGEPIQMLQTPKQWLCAAQLALLPTVLSLFFMTISINLIGSTPAAIMGALEPVTAVIIGVCVFGESFSLQLAIGILAILAGVTIIIARKKG comes from the coding sequence ATGACAAGCAGTAATAAAGTTAAAGGCTTTGCGGCGGGTATTGTTGCCGCAGTATGTTATGGTACCAATCCTTTGGGCACGCTCGAACTCTATGGCGACGGATTCAATTCCAGTTCTGTACTCATCTATCGTTATCTCTTGGCGGTACTGATGTTTGCCGTGGTGATGCTGTTCCGCAAGGAGAGTTTCAAGGTGAAGTGGGGACATCTGATTCGTCTTGGCGTGCTGGGCTGCATGTTTTCGCTCTCATCAGCTACGCTTTATGTCAGTTTCCATTATATGGCGGCAGGTATTGCCAGCACCATCCTCTTCGTTTATCCTATTATGACAGCCATCCTGATGACGGTCTTCTTCCACGAGAAGGTAACGTGGTCTACCTCGCTTGCCATTCTTCTGGCGGTATCGGGAGTAGGATTGCTCTATCAGGGCGATGGAAACGATAAGTTGAGCACGGCGGGTTTTGCCCTCGTCATGTGTTCATCCCTGCTCTATGCCCTTTACATCATCTCCATCAACCAATGGAAGAATCCGGGCATGTCGAACATCAAGTTTACCTTTTATATATTAGTCTTCGGACTGCTTACGATGTTTGTCTATTCGTTTATTGCAGGCGAGCCGATACAGATGCTTCAAACGCCTAAACAATGGCTCTGTGCTGCCCAGCTGGCTTTGTTGCCAACGGTATTGTCGCTCTTCTTCATGACCATCTCCATCAATCTCATCGGCAGCACGCCAGCCGCCATCATGGGAGCCCTGGAGCCTGTAACGGCGGTAATCATCGGCGTATGCGTCTTCGGCGAGAGTTTCTCTCTGCAGTTGGCGATAGGCATCCTCGCTATCCTGGCTGGCGTAACGATTATCATCGCAAGAAAGAAAGGGTAA
- a CDS encoding aldose 1-epimerase family protein, whose translation MEQIKNDQLTLEISSLGAELQSIKDANGNEYLWDGDEKYWNRHSPILFPIVCGLWKDTYRTEGKEYHLPRHGFARDTEFKLVGKTADRLTFALIDNEETQKNYPYHFNLAISYRLQGNEIHVIWHVENTDDKEIFFQIGGHPAFMVPGCKKGEEMKATLKLDNEAPVRLYGNVGGCIDRQAKETVETDKGIWEVNEETFAEDAVIFDKSQVKQVSILNEQGEPHVTLEFKTPAVGIWNPTGKHAPFICIEPWYGLSDWAEYDGEFKDKYLMNRLQPGASFMSEYIIRIEK comes from the coding sequence ATGGAACAGATTAAGAATGATCAGCTCACACTTGAGATTTCATCTCTCGGAGCAGAACTTCAGAGCATCAAGGATGCTAATGGTAATGAATATCTCTGGGATGGCGACGAGAAATACTGGAACCGCCACTCTCCTATCCTCTTCCCTATCGTATGCGGATTGTGGAAAGACACTTATCGCACAGAGGGCAAGGAGTATCACCTTCCTCGCCATGGTTTCGCACGCGATACAGAGTTCAAACTCGTTGGCAAGACTGCCGACCGCCTCACCTTCGCGCTCATCGACAACGAAGAGACTCAGAAGAACTATCCTTACCACTTCAACCTTGCCATCTCTTACCGCCTGCAGGGCAACGAGATTCATGTCATCTGGCACGTAGAGAATACCGACGACAAGGAAATCTTCTTCCAGATTGGCGGTCACCCAGCATTCATGGTTCCTGGCTGCAAGAAGGGCGAAGAAATGAAGGCGACCCTGAAACTCGACAACGAGGCTCCTGTTCGTCTCTATGGTAACGTAGGCGGATGCATCGACCGTCAGGCTAAGGAAACCGTAGAAACCGACAAGGGTATCTGGGAAGTAAACGAGGAGACTTTCGCAGAAGATGCTGTTATCTTCGACAAGAGTCAGGTTAAGCAGGTAAGCATTCTCAACGAGCAGGGCGAACCTCATGTAACCCTCGAGTTCAAGACTCCAGCCGTAGGTATCTGGAACCCAACAGGCAAGCACGCTCCATTCATCTGCATCGAGCCATGGTATGGTTTGAGCGACTGGGCTGAATATGATGG